The following proteins are encoded in a genomic region of Mycobacterium kiyosense:
- a CDS encoding helicase, which produces MASFGSELLAAALAGTAPGERPLRHVAELPPRSGRPGDWPHWVPPGVVRAFTDRGIRAPWSHQLQAAELGHAGRHVVISTGTASGKSLAYQLPVLSALAGDPRARVLYLSPTKALGHDQLRTAHALVAGAELADVAPTAYDGDSPAEVRRFARERSRWLFSNPDMIHLSILRNHARWAVLLRGLRFVIVDECHYYRGVFGSNVAMVLRRLLRLCARYSCYPTVIFASATTDSPGATATELIGQQVAEVLDDGSPQGGRTVALWEPALRTDLLGEHGAPVRRSAGAEAARIMADLIVEGAQTLTFVRSRRGAELTALAARARLDEVAPQLSGLVASYRAGYLSEDRNALEHALAEGRLRGLATTNALELGVDIAGLDAVVLAGFPGTVASFWQQAGRAGRRGQGALVVLVARDDPLDTYLVHHPAALLGKPVERVVIDPRNPYLLGPQLLCAATELPLDEAEVRALDAVDVADGLVDDGLLKRRGGKYFPAPGVDPHGAVDIRGSIGGQIVIVEADTGRLLGSTGAGQAPASIHPGAVYLHQGESYVVDSLDLEEGIAFVHAEDPGYATFAREITDIAVSGAGERSSFGPVTLGLVPVTVTHQVVGYLRRRTDGEVIDFVELSMPQSSLPTVAVMYTIDPEALDRNGIEPTAVAGSLHAAEHAAIGLLPLVASCDRGDIGGLSTALGPDGLPTVFVYDGHPGGAGFAERGFHQARVWLGATAAAIEACECPSGCPSCVQSPKCGNGNDPLDKAGAVRVLRLVLAALGPH; this is translated from the coding sequence AGTTTCGGCAGCGAGCTACTCGCCGCCGCGCTCGCCGGTACCGCGCCCGGGGAACGGCCGCTGCGCCACGTCGCCGAGCTGCCGCCCAGGTCGGGCCGGCCGGGTGATTGGCCGCACTGGGTTCCGCCCGGGGTCGTTCGCGCGTTCACCGATCGCGGCATCCGAGCCCCCTGGTCCCATCAGCTGCAGGCGGCCGAACTCGGGCACGCCGGCCGCCACGTGGTGATCAGCACCGGCACCGCGTCGGGCAAGTCCCTGGCCTACCAACTGCCGGTGCTGTCCGCGCTGGCAGGCGACCCGCGCGCCCGGGTGCTGTACCTGTCGCCGACCAAGGCGTTGGGCCACGACCAGCTGCGCACGGCACATGCCCTGGTCGCCGGTGCTGAACTCGCCGACGTGGCGCCCACCGCCTATGACGGCGACAGCCCCGCCGAAGTGCGCCGCTTCGCCCGGGAACGGTCGCGGTGGCTGTTTTCCAATCCCGACATGATCCACCTGTCCATCCTGCGCAACCATGCCCGCTGGGCGGTGTTGCTACGCGGGTTGCGCTTCGTAATCGTCGACGAATGCCATTACTACCGCGGTGTTTTCGGCTCCAACGTGGCGATGGTGCTGCGGCGGCTGCTGCGGCTGTGTGCCCGCTACTCCTGCTATCCGACGGTGATCTTCGCCAGCGCCACCACGGACTCCCCCGGCGCGACGGCAACCGAGTTGATCGGGCAGCAGGTCGCCGAAGTGCTCGACGACGGCTCGCCGCAGGGCGGGCGGACCGTCGCGTTGTGGGAGCCGGCGCTGCGCACCGATCTTCTCGGCGAGCACGGCGCCCCGGTGCGGCGATCGGCCGGCGCCGAGGCGGCGCGAATCATGGCCGACCTGATCGTCGAAGGTGCCCAGACGTTGACCTTCGTGCGGTCGCGGCGGGGCGCGGAGCTGACGGCGCTGGCAGCGCGGGCGCGGCTGGACGAGGTGGCGCCGCAGTTGTCGGGGTTGGTGGCGTCGTATCGGGCGGGCTACCTCAGCGAGGACCGCAATGCGCTCGAGCACGCGCTGGCCGAAGGCCGGCTGCGCGGCCTGGCCACCACCAACGCCCTGGAGCTGGGCGTCGACATCGCCGGGTTGGATGCCGTCGTACTGGCCGGGTTCCCGGGCACGGTCGCCTCGTTCTGGCAGCAGGCCGGCCGGGCGGGCCGGCGCGGTCAGGGCGCGCTGGTGGTGCTGGTCGCCCGCGACGATCCGCTGGACACCTACCTGGTCCATCACCCCGCGGCATTGCTGGGCAAGCCCGTGGAACGGGTGGTGATCGACCCGCGCAACCCGTACCTCCTGGGTCCGCAATTGCTTTGCGCAGCAACAGAACTACCGCTGGACGAGGCCGAGGTCCGAGCGCTGGACGCGGTGGACGTCGCGGACGGCTTGGTCGATGACGGTCTGCTGAAACGCCGCGGCGGCAAATACTTTCCCGCCCCCGGTGTGGATCCTCATGGCGCAGTGGATATCCGGGGATCCATCGGAGGCCAGATCGTCATCGTCGAAGCCGACACCGGACGACTGCTGGGCAGTACCGGGGCCGGGCAGGCCCCGGCCTCGATTCATCCTGGAGCGGTATATCTGCATCAGGGCGAAAGCTATGTCGTCGACTCCCTGGACCTCGAGGAGGGCATCGCCTTCGTCCACGCCGAGGATCCCGGATACGCCACGTTCGCGCGGGAGATCACCGACATCGCCGTGTCCGGCGCGGGGGAACGTTCGTCGTTCGGGCCCGTCACGCTGGGTCTGGTCCCGGTGACCGTCACTCACCAGGTGGTGGGCTACCTGCGTCGCCGCACCGACGGTGAAGTGATCGACTTCGTCGAGCTCAGCATGCCGCAGAGTTCCCTGCCCACCGTCGCGGTGATGTACACGATCGATCCGGAAGCACTGGACCGCAACGGAATCGAACCGACCGCCGTTGCGGGTTCGTTGCATGCCGCCGAACATGCGGCTATCGGGTTATTGCCGTTGGTCGCCAGCTGCGACCGCGGCGACATCGGCGGGTTGTCCACCGCGCTCGGGCCCGACGGCCTGCCCACCGTCTTCGTCTACGACGGCCATCCGGGCGGGGCCGGGTTCGCCGAACGCGGATTCCACCAGGCGCGCGTCTGGCTGGGCGCCACGGCCGCGGCCATCGAGGCCTGCGAATGCCCGAGCGGATGCCCGTCCTGTGTGCAGTCTCCCAAGTGCGGCAACGGAAACGATCCGCTGGACAAGGCCGGTGCGGTGCGCGTGCTGCGCCTGGTGCTCGCGGCGCTGGGCCCGCACTGA
- a CDS encoding hypothetical protein (frameshifted, deletion at around 5935564,5935740,5935741) — protein MSYLMTTPEALVAAASDVVGIGSTLQSANAAAALPTTSVLAAGADQVSAAMAALFSAHGQAYQQLSAQALAFHDQFARILGSGAGAYAAAEAANVSPLQTALDAVNAPIRRRPDGR, from the coding sequence ATGTCGTACTTGATGACCACTCCGGAGGCACTGGTAGCGGCGGCATCGGATGTCGTGGGTATCGGTTCGACGCTGCAGTCGGCCAATGCGGCGGCCGCGCTCCCGACCACGTCCGTGTTGGCCGCGGGTGCCGATCAAGTGTCGGCAGCGATGGCAGCGCTGTTCTCCGCGCACGGGCAGGCTTATCAGCAGCTGAGCGCCCAGGCGCTGGCGTTTCACGACCAGTTCGCCCGGATCCTGGGCTCTGGGGCGGGCGCCTACGCCGCCGCCGAAGCCGCCAACGTCTCGCCGCTGCAGACAGCGCTGGACGCGGTCAACGCGCCCATCAGGCGGCGACCGGACGGCCGCTGA
- a CDS encoding hypothetical protein (frameshifted, insertion at around 5937049, deletion at around 5936992,5936899,5937001,5937004, 5937199,5936914,5937202,593 7203,5936917,5937206,5937049,5937050,5937052,5936893) → MGGKAGLLFSNGGGGGAGGFSYYDDAGAGGAGGDAGLLGFGGTGGAGGYCSGPHVGGPGTGGDGGSGGRGGLLFGNGGAGGAGGEGGPSSGGAGGSAVLVGNGGNGGLGSTIGSGGISGTLLGLDGYNAPTSGTNPLHVAQQQLLNAINAPVESLTGRPLIGNGDPGAFGTGADGKAGGWLLGDGGAGAAAEGGSGGHGGNGGAGLFGTGGGGGAGTMQGRGPAVAAAPAEGAACWPATAVAAEWAAAL, encoded by the coding sequence GTGGGCGGAAAGGCGGGGCTGCTGTTCTCCAACGGCGGTGGCGGCGGAGCGGGCGGGTTCAGCTACTACGACGATGCCGGCGCCGGCGGAGCGGGCGGCGACGCCGGACTGTTGGGCTTCGGCGGAACCGGCGGCGCCGGTGGATACTGCTCCGGCCCCCATGTCGGTGGTCCCGGCACGGGTGGTGACGGCGGCTCCGGCGGCCGCGGCGGGCTGTTGTTCGGCAACGGCGGCGCCGGTGGCGCCGGCGGCGAGGGTGGACCCAGCTCCGGTGGTGCCGGCGGCAGCGCAGTGCTGGTCGGCAACGGTGGCAACGGCGGGCTGGGTTCGACGATCGGCTCCGGCGGTATCTCGGGGACATTGCTGGGCTTGGACGGGTATAACGCGCCGACCAGCGGAACCAACCCGTTGCACGTTGCCCAGCAACAGTTGCTCAACGCGATCAATGCACCCGTCGAGTCGCTGACCGGACGGCCACTGATCGGCAATGGCGATCCCGGCGCCTTCGGCACGGGCGCAGACGGCAAGGCGGGTGGCTGGCTGCTCGGCGACGGTGGCGCCGGGGCTGCTGCCGAAGGCGGCAGCGGTGGCCACGGCGGCAACGGCGGCGCCGGCCTCTTCGGCACCGGAGGCGGTGGCGGCGCCGGAACGATGCAGGGAAGGGGACCGGCGGTGGCGGCGGCACCGGCGGAAGGGGCGGCTTGCTGGCCGGCGACGGCGGTGGCGGCGGAATGGGCGGCGGCGCTTTGA
- a CDS encoding apoptosis inhibitor (frameshifted, deletion at around 5940787): MAIAALVAVLVLCLAGITAVSMQVRCVDAAREAARLSARGDGDAAEQVARRIAPAGAQVVVRRDGDLWIATVVAHSKLLPALDIAARAVSVAEPR, from the coding sequence TTGGCCATCGCTGCGCTGGTGGCGGTGCTGGTGCTGTGCCTGGCCGGTATTACGGCGGTGTCGATGCAGGTGCGCTGCGTGGACGCGGCTCGTGAGGCGGCGCGGTTGTCGGCCCGCGGCGACGGCGACGCTGCCGAGCAGGTTGCCCGCCGTATCGCTCCGGCCGGGGCGCAAGTCGTCGTTCGCCGTGACGGCGATCTGTGGATCGCCACCGTGGTGGCGCACTCGAAGTTGCTGCCTGCCTTGGATATTGCGGCCAGGGCGGTATCGGTCGCCGAGCCGCGATGA
- a CDS encoding hypothetical protein (frameshifted, deletion at around 5942319) has protein sequence MFWQLAGEHGLAISTLMRAAQRDVAERQRFSAKVVSGLAGARATAAILAGLPVLGMLLGQLIGAQPLRFLCGGGVGGWFLVAGVVLLCCGLLWSDRIGDRVVSG, from the coding sequence GTGTTCTGGCAGCTTGCCGGCGAACACGGCCTGGCGATCAGCACGCTGATGCGGGCCGCGCAACGCGATGTCGCCGAGCGGCAGCGGTTTTCGGCGAAAGTCGTCTCGGGGCTGGCCGGCGCCCGCGCCACCGCCGCCATCCTGGCCGGCCTGCCGGTACTGGGCATGTTGCTCGGACAGCTGATCGGGGCCCAGCCGCTACGGTTCCTGTGCGGCGGGGGAGTAGGCGGTTGGTTTCTGGTGGCGGGCGTGGTGCTGCTGTGCTGCGGGCTGTTGTGGTCGGACCGGATCGGTGATCGGGTGGTGTCGGGATGA
- a CDS encoding hypothetical protein (frameshifted, deletion at around 5942319) — protein MTGLVLLAVALLVAPGSPRGRLAAGGSGRRRLAADAGAVGWGCVGVVAVALAVLPLTTAVAGAMAAATVAVRALRRRRSRSAAAEGRALEASLEVLVGELRVGAHPVHAFDVAADESGGPVSRAMRAVAARARLGPMSRPVYAPPGRRRRCPRSGSASPCSGSLPANTAWRSAR, from the coding sequence ATGACCGGGCTGGTGTTGCTGGCTGTGGCTCTGCTGGTGGCACCCGGTTCGCCGCGGGGCCGGCTCGCTGCGGGTGGGTCCGGGCGACGGCGTCTCGCCGCGGATGCCGGGGCCGTCGGTTGGGGTTGTGTCGGCGTTGTCGCGGTCGCCCTGGCGGTGTTGCCCTTAACGACCGCGGTGGCGGGGGCGATGGCCGCCGCGACCGTGGCTGTGCGGGCGCTGCGGCGTCGGCGCAGCCGCAGTGCCGCAGCGGAGGGCAGGGCGCTGGAAGCCTCGCTCGAGGTGTTGGTCGGTGAGCTCCGGGTGGGCGCCCACCCGGTCCATGCGTTCGACGTCGCCGCCGACGAGAGCGGCGGCCCGGTTTCGCGCGCCATGCGGGCAGTCGCCGCGCGCGCCCGGCTGGGGCCGATGTCCCGGCCGGTTTACGCGCCGCCGGGCAGACGTCGGCGCTGCCCGCGCAGTGGGAGCGCATCGCCGTGTTCTGGCAGCTTGCCGGCGAACACGGCCTGGCGATCAGCACGCTGA
- a CDS encoding putative conjugal transfer protein encodes MTGSLIERVRERLATEAGPLKPSLVAEAIRAESGGILGDTEVLANLRLLQTELTGAGILDPLLGADGTTDVLVTAPDAVWVDDGEGLRRSNIRFTDEAAVRRLAQRLALAAGRRLDDAQPWVDGQQLSGIGANGSTVRLHAVLPPVASAGTCLSLRVLRPATQGLAALRAAGAITPEAGELLAGVIAARLAFLITGGTGAGKTTLLAAMLGAVPPTERIVCVEDAAELAPRHPHLVKLVARCANVEGVGEVTVRQLVRQALRMRPDRIVVGEVRGAEVVDLLAALNTGHEGGAGTVHANSPSEVPARLEALGALGGLDRPALHSQLAAAVRVLLHVCRDGAGRRRLDQIAVLRRGRDGHVHAVTAWHAEGGKTDQAGELLALLPTGRSA; translated from the coding sequence ATGACCGGCTCGCTGATCGAACGTGTCCGTGAGCGGCTGGCCACCGAGGCCGGTCCACTGAAGCCCAGCCTGGTGGCCGAGGCGATTCGCGCCGAATCCGGTGGCATCCTCGGCGACACCGAAGTGTTGGCCAATCTCCGGTTATTGCAGACCGAACTGACCGGTGCCGGCATCCTGGACCCGCTGTTGGGTGCCGACGGCACCACCGACGTGTTAGTGACGGCGCCCGATGCCGTGTGGGTGGACGACGGAGAAGGGCTGCGGCGCAGCAACATTCGATTCACCGATGAGGCGGCCGTGCGACGGCTGGCGCAACGGCTGGCATTGGCCGCCGGCCGTAGGCTCGACGACGCCCAGCCCTGGGTGGACGGGCAGCAGCTGAGCGGAATCGGGGCTAACGGGAGCACGGTGCGCCTGCACGCCGTGCTCCCGCCCGTGGCGAGCGCGGGTACCTGCCTGTCGTTGCGCGTATTGCGCCCGGCGACTCAAGGTCTGGCGGCGCTGAGGGCGGCGGGGGCGATCACACCCGAGGCCGGTGAACTGCTGGCCGGCGTCATCGCCGCGCGGCTCGCATTCCTGATCACCGGCGGCACCGGGGCGGGCAAGACCACGCTGCTGGCCGCGATGCTGGGCGCGGTCCCGCCGACCGAGCGGATCGTTTGTGTCGAGGACGCCGCCGAGCTGGCGCCGCGGCATCCGCATCTAGTCAAACTGGTCGCACGCTGCGCCAACGTCGAGGGCGTCGGCGAGGTGACGGTGCGCCAACTCGTCCGCCAGGCGCTGCGGATGCGGCCGGATCGGATCGTGGTGGGTGAGGTCCGGGGCGCCGAAGTAGTCGATCTGCTGGCCGCGCTGAACACCGGCCACGAGGGCGGCGCGGGCACCGTGCACGCCAACAGCCCGAGCGAGGTGCCGGCCCGGCTGGAGGCATTGGGCGCGCTGGGCGGCTTGGACCGCCCCGCCCTGCACAGCCAGCTCGCCGCGGCGGTACGGGTGCTGTTGCATGTCTGCCGCGACGGAGCCGGGCGCCGCCGGCTCGACCAGATCGCCGTGCTGCGCCGCGGCCGGGACGGTCACGTCCACGCGGTCACGGCGTGGCACGCCGAGGGCGGAAAGACCGATCAGGCCGGCGAGCTGCTTGCCCTGCTACCGACCGGGAGGTCGGCATGA